A genomic window from Caballeronia sp. SBC1 includes:
- the fliO gene encoding flagellar biosynthetic protein FliO gives MKRIAAALAAWAALAMTLTARTAHAADMNAVNHAAQIASGVGAGTAVPSLGVGAVLQTLLGLAIVIAFVFGCAWLARKFGVAGTKRTGLVKVIGGASLGNKERVAVVEIGDTWLVLGAAPGNVRLLHTMPAGSAELRHDGTEAGVTPEGQALQGSFGQRFRDALAGEATKRLQKFAGGSK, from the coding sequence ATGAAACGCATTGCCGCCGCGCTCGCAGCATGGGCAGCGCTTGCCATGACGCTTACCGCCCGCACAGCCCACGCCGCCGACATGAACGCCGTCAATCATGCGGCGCAGATTGCATCGGGTGTGGGCGCGGGCACGGCCGTGCCGTCACTCGGCGTGGGCGCGGTGCTGCAGACGCTGCTCGGCCTCGCGATCGTGATCGCGTTCGTGTTCGGCTGTGCGTGGCTTGCGCGCAAGTTCGGCGTGGCAGGCACCAAGCGCACGGGGCTGGTGAAGGTGATCGGCGGAGCGTCGCTTGGCAACAAGGAGCGCGTCGCGGTGGTGGAGATCGGCGATACATGGCTCGTGCTCGGCGCAGCGCCCGGCAACGTGCGGCTGCTGCACACCATGCCGGCGGGATCGGCGGAACTCAGACACGACGGCACGGAAGCGGGGGTCACACCCGAAGGTCAGGCGCTGCAAGGCAGTTTCGGTCAACGTTTTCGTGATGCCCTCGCCGGTGAAGCGACCAAACGTCTGCAAAAATTTGCGGGCGGGAGCAAGTAA
- the flgK gene encoding flagellar hook-associated protein FlgK, whose protein sequence is MSLFDIGVSGLNAAQWGLTTTGQNIANAATPGYTQEKPVYQEASGQYTTSGYLGSGVNTATVSRSYSSFLTTALNSAQSTSSSLNTYYSMLSQLNNIVGDPTTGIGAGMTSYFTGLQSVANSPATTSTRQSLMSSGQSLVDQMNAAAANYNQLRSGVNQSLTSAVTQINSFTSQIATLNGQIASASAQGQPPNQLLDARDQAVSGLSQLTNVQVTTVNGAYNVSIGTGQPLVSGTSAYQLQAVTSTSDPSELSIAYASPDGSPQTPAQTQYLPDSTFGGGTVGGLLAFRSQSLDPAQAQLGSLATSFAAQLNQQNSLGVDLNGNPGTALFSTGSPTIYANSRNTGSAQLSVSIANPTQPPNSNYTLSYNGTNYTLTDSASGASLGTITPDPTTGAVSGTVAGLNISVASGTMKPGDSFNIQPTSGALAAFSLVTTNPTAIAAASPAVASAGASNAGTANISAATVTAGYSIPSSMTLTYNATTQQMTSTQPVTLAGGTVVPAGTAFAYNPAQGLTVSNGAGVSATISGTPANGDTFTIAANTGGSSDGSNALAMANLGTAKSLNGGTDSLTSAYANYVNQIGNETNNLQSSSTSATAVLTQATSAQQSVSGVNLNEEAANLIQYQQLYQANSKVIQTASTLFTTLLGIFN, encoded by the coding sequence ATGTCCCTATTCGATATCGGCGTCAGTGGCCTCAATGCAGCCCAATGGGGTTTGACGACCACCGGACAGAACATCGCCAACGCCGCCACTCCGGGCTATACCCAGGAGAAGCCGGTGTACCAGGAGGCGTCGGGGCAATATACGACGTCGGGTTATCTGGGCTCCGGCGTCAACACGGCGACCGTCTCGCGCTCATACAGCTCGTTCCTGACCACCGCGCTCAATTCCGCCCAGTCCACCAGCAGTTCGCTGAACACCTACTACTCGATGTTGTCGCAGCTGAACAACATCGTGGGCGATCCGACCACGGGTATTGGCGCCGGCATGACGAGCTATTTCACGGGCTTGCAGTCGGTGGCGAACAGCCCTGCCACGACGTCAACGCGGCAGTCGCTGATGAGCAGCGGGCAATCGCTCGTTGACCAGATGAACGCGGCGGCGGCGAACTACAACCAGCTCCGCTCCGGCGTCAATCAGTCGCTCACCAGCGCGGTCACGCAGATCAACAGCTTCACCAGCCAGATCGCCACGCTGAACGGCCAGATTGCCTCAGCGAGCGCGCAGGGTCAGCCGCCCAACCAGTTGCTCGATGCGCGGGACCAGGCGGTATCGGGCCTGAGCCAGTTGACGAACGTTCAGGTCACCACCGTCAACGGCGCGTACAACGTGTCTATCGGCACCGGCCAGCCGCTGGTTTCGGGTACGTCGGCGTATCAACTGCAGGCGGTGACGTCGACGTCGGACCCGAGCGAATTGTCGATTGCGTATGCATCGCCGGACGGCTCGCCGCAGACGCCTGCGCAAACGCAATATCTGCCCGACTCCACGTTTGGCGGCGGTACGGTGGGCGGATTGCTCGCGTTCCGCAGCCAGTCGCTCGATCCCGCGCAGGCCCAGCTTGGCTCGCTCGCGACCAGTTTCGCCGCGCAACTGAACCAGCAAAACTCGCTGGGCGTGGACCTGAACGGCAACCCTGGCACTGCGCTGTTCTCGACCGGAAGCCCGACCATTTACGCGAATTCGCGCAATACGGGCAGTGCTCAGCTTAGTGTATCGATTGCGAATCCCACCCAGCCGCCCAACAGCAACTACACGCTGTCCTACAACGGCACGAACTACACGCTCACCGACAGCGCGAGCGGCGCGTCGCTTGGCACCATCACGCCCGATCCGACGACCGGCGCGGTCAGCGGCACCGTTGCGGGACTGAATATATCCGTGGCGAGCGGCACCATGAAGCCAGGCGATTCGTTCAACATCCAGCCGACGAGCGGCGCGCTCGCCGCCTTCTCGCTGGTCACCACGAATCCGACCGCAATCGCAGCAGCGTCGCCGGCGGTGGCATCGGCGGGAGCGAGCAACGCCGGCACCGCGAACATCTCGGCAGCGACCGTCACCGCGGGTTATTCGATCCCGAGCAGCATGACGCTGACGTACAACGCGACCACCCAGCAGATGACGTCGACCCAGCCGGTCACGTTGGCGGGCGGCACGGTCGTTCCAGCGGGCACGGCGTTCGCCTATAACCCGGCCCAGGGTCTCACCGTATCGAACGGCGCGGGTGTCAGCGCAACGATCAGCGGCACGCCGGCAAACGGCGATACCTTCACTATCGCGGCGAACACAGGTGGCAGCAGCGACGGCAGCAACGCACTCGCGATGGCGAATCTCGGGACGGCGAAGTCGCTGAACGGCGGCACGGACTCGTTGACGAGCGCGTATGCGAACTACGTCAACCAGATCGGCAACGAGACCAACAATCTGCAGAGTTCGAGTACGTCGGCGACCGCTGTGCTCACGCAGGCTACGTCGGCGCAGCAGTCGGTGTCGGGCGTGAACCTGAATGAAGAGGCCGCCAACCTGATTCAGTACCAGCAGTTGTACCAGGCCAACAGCAAGGTCATCCAGACCGCTTCCACGCTGTTCACAACGCTGCTCGGCATTTTCAACTGA
- the fliR gene encoding flagellar biosynthetic protein FliR, with translation MFSVTYAQLNVWLTSFLWPFTRILALIATAPMLSHQAIPIRVKVAIAAFIALIVAPTIGAVPQVTVFSADGVMIIINQFLVGAALGMTMQIAFGAIDAAGEFIGMQMGLGFATLYDPRAGGNSVVISRYLNTIAMLAFLVFDGHLQMISALVQTFQSVPVSANVLGSVTFARGWQTLATYGLSVFSTGLLLSLPVVTALLIANLALGILNRAAPQIGIFQVGFPVTMLVGFLLIQLMIPNMIPFFQRIFDSGIDQMGRVAAAL, from the coding sequence ATGTTCTCCGTCACTTACGCGCAGCTCAATGTCTGGCTGACGTCGTTCCTCTGGCCGTTCACGCGCATCCTCGCGCTGATTGCAACGGCGCCAATGCTCAGCCATCAGGCCATTCCGATCCGCGTCAAGGTGGCGATCGCGGCGTTCATCGCGCTGATCGTGGCGCCGACTATCGGCGCAGTGCCGCAGGTGACGGTGTTTTCCGCCGATGGCGTGATGATCATCATCAATCAGTTCCTGGTCGGCGCGGCGCTCGGCATGACCATGCAGATTGCATTCGGTGCCATCGATGCCGCCGGCGAGTTTATCGGCATGCAAATGGGCCTCGGTTTTGCGACGCTTTACGACCCGCGCGCCGGGGGCAATTCGGTGGTGATATCGCGGTATTTGAACACGATTGCCATGCTCGCGTTCCTTGTGTTCGACGGCCACCTGCAAATGATCAGCGCCCTCGTGCAGACGTTCCAGAGCGTGCCGGTGAGCGCAAACGTGCTCGGTTCAGTCACGTTCGCGCGCGGCTGGCAGACACTGGCGACGTATGGCCTGAGCGTGTTTTCCACTGGCTTGCTGCTGTCGCTGCCGGTGGTTACCGCGCTGCTGATCGCCAATCTGGCGCTGGGCATCCTGAATCGCGCGGCGCCGCAGATCGGGATTTTCCAGGTGGGCTTCCCGGTCACCATGCTGGTCGGCTTCCTGCTCATCCAGTTGATGATCCCCAACATGATCCCGTTCTTCCAACGCATTTTCGATAGTGGTATCGACCAGATGGGGCGCGTGGCGGCTGCGCTTTAG
- the fliM gene encoding flagellar motor switch protein FliM yields MGHEEFMSQEEVDALLKGVTGEVDTVADETRFHGVRPYNLATQERIVRGRMPGLEIINDRFARLLRVGIFNFMRRSAEISVGPVKVQKYSEFTRNLPIPTNLNLVHVKPLRGTSLFVFDPNLVFFVVDNLFGGDGRFHTRVEGREFTQTEQRIISKLLNLVFEHYAASWKSVRSLNFEYVRSEMHTQFANVATPNEIVIVTQFSIEFGSTGGTLHICMPYSMIEPIRDILSSPIQGEALEVDRRWIRVLSQQVQAAEVELTVDLAEIGTTFEKILNMRAGDVLPINVPELVTAKVDGVPVMECGYGIFNGQYALRVQKMISATDTMKEGGYE; encoded by the coding sequence ATGGGCCACGAAGAGTTCATGTCGCAGGAGGAGGTGGATGCCCTGCTCAAGGGCGTCACCGGGGAAGTCGACACAGTCGCCGACGAAACACGCTTCCACGGCGTGCGCCCCTACAACCTCGCGACGCAGGAGCGCATCGTCCGGGGCCGGATGCCGGGCCTGGAAATCATCAACGACCGCTTCGCGCGCCTCTTGCGCGTGGGCATCTTCAACTTCATGCGGCGCTCGGCGGAAATCTCGGTCGGCCCGGTGAAGGTGCAGAAGTACAGCGAATTCACCCGCAACCTGCCGATCCCGACGAACCTGAACCTCGTCCACGTGAAGCCGTTGCGCGGCACCTCGCTGTTCGTGTTCGATCCGAACCTGGTCTTCTTTGTCGTCGATAACCTCTTCGGCGGCGACGGCCGTTTCCACACGCGCGTGGAAGGCCGCGAGTTCACGCAGACCGAGCAACGCATTATCAGCAAGCTGCTGAACCTCGTGTTCGAACACTACGCGGCATCGTGGAAAAGCGTGCGGTCGCTGAACTTCGAATACGTGCGCTCGGAAATGCACACGCAGTTCGCCAACGTGGCCACGCCGAACGAGATCGTGATCGTCACGCAGTTTTCCATCGAATTCGGATCGACCGGCGGCACGCTGCATATCTGCATGCCGTATTCGATGATCGAACCCATTCGCGACATCCTCTCCTCGCCCATTCAAGGCGAAGCGCTGGAAGTGGATCGCCGCTGGATCCGCGTGCTGTCGCAACAAGTGCAAGCGGCCGAAGTGGAGCTCACGGTGGATCTGGCGGAGATCGGCACGACGTTCGAAAAGATTCTCAACATGCGAGCAGGCGATGTCCTGCCAATCAACGTCCCCGAATTGGTCACGGCAAAAGTGGACGGTGTGCCAGTGATGGAATGCGGCTACGGAATTTTCAATGGTCAATACGCGTTGCGCGTCCAGAAGATGATCAGCGCAACCGACACGATGAAGGAAGGTGGATATGAGTGA
- the flgL gene encoding flagellar hook-associated protein FlgL → MRISSSQYFTMNVETMNNQQASLANMYAQISSGKSLQTAADNPLGAAQAVALTAQASNLAQYATNQSSALTSLQQEDSTLSNVTTVMQSIQSLVVNAGNGTLNDTDRTSLATQLQGYRSTLMNLANTTDTNGNYIFAGFQGGSQPFTDNPSGVGATYAGGPGQRQVQISDTRTINVADPGSAIFQSVSSNESTPVSAGSAGNQGSGTIGPVSVTNSSDPANSSTYTITFGTTTTGTPPTTTTVSSYSVTAQDPATGTTTTVTPPTPYTAGANIALGSQTVAISGTPASGDSFTVAPANTGNTSDTDIFATLDSLVNALKQPADTPTQQATLQNALTTAGSKIGNTYNNVLTTQTAVGGREQEVTATQTAMQTTSTQTASNLSDLVSVNLPTAISQYEMMQNSLQAAQQAFAQIQKMSLFNYLSS, encoded by the coding sequence ATGCGCATCTCCAGCTCGCAGTACTTCACGATGAATGTCGAGACGATGAACAATCAGCAGGCATCGCTCGCCAACATGTACGCGCAGATCTCATCGGGCAAGTCCTTGCAGACCGCCGCAGACAATCCGCTCGGCGCGGCGCAAGCCGTGGCACTGACCGCGCAGGCGTCCAACCTCGCGCAATACGCGACCAACCAGTCGTCTGCGCTGACCTCGCTGCAGCAGGAAGATTCCACGCTCTCGAACGTGACGACCGTGATGCAGAGCATCCAGTCGCTGGTGGTGAACGCCGGCAACGGCACGCTCAACGACACCGACCGCACTTCGCTTGCAACTCAGCTCCAGGGTTATCGCAGCACGCTGATGAACCTTGCGAACACGACCGACACCAACGGCAACTACATTTTTGCCGGTTTTCAGGGCGGTTCGCAGCCATTCACCGACAACCCCTCGGGCGTTGGTGCGACTTACGCGGGCGGGCCTGGGCAGCGGCAGGTGCAGATTTCCGACACCCGCACGATCAACGTAGCCGATCCAGGTTCGGCAATTTTCCAAAGCGTTTCGTCGAACGAAAGCACGCCGGTTTCGGCGGGATCGGCCGGCAACCAGGGTTCTGGCACGATCGGTCCGGTCAGCGTGACCAACAGCAGCGATCCGGCCAACTCGTCGACCTACACCATCACGTTCGGGACCACGACCACCGGCACGCCGCCCACGACCACGACCGTCAGTTCGTACTCGGTCACGGCTCAAGATCCGGCGACGGGGACCACCACCACCGTGACCCCGCCGACGCCGTATACCGCAGGTGCCAATATCGCGCTCGGCTCGCAGACCGTGGCTATTTCCGGCACGCCGGCATCGGGCGATTCATTTACTGTGGCGCCGGCGAACACCGGCAACACCAGCGATACGGACATTTTTGCGACACTCGATTCGTTGGTGAATGCGTTGAAACAGCCTGCCGATACACCGACCCAGCAAGCGACGTTGCAAAACGCGCTGACCACGGCGGGATCGAAAATCGGCAACACGTACAACAACGTGCTGACGACGCAGACGGCGGTGGGTGGCCGCGAACAGGAAGTCACGGCGACGCAGACCGCCATGCAGACGACCTCGACGCAAACCGCCAGCAATCTGTCGGATCTGGTCAGCGTCAATCTGCCCACTGCGATCAGCCAGTACGAGATGATGCAGAACTCGCTGCAGGCCGCACAGCAGGCTTTTGCGCAGATTCAGAAGATGTCGCTGTTCAACTATCTGAGCAGTTAA
- the fliP gene encoding flagellar type III secretion system pore protein FliP (The bacterial flagellar biogenesis protein FliP forms a type III secretion system (T3SS)-type pore required for flagellar assembly.) — MRFKSLARCATLLLPVVMLALPYTAFAQTTAGLPAFNTSPGPNGGTTYSLSVQTMLLLTMLSFLPAMLLMMTGFTRIIIVLSLLRQALGTTSTPPNQVLVGLALFLTLFVMSPVLDRAYVDAYKPFSDGTITMDQAMTRGVAPFKQFMLRQTREADLALFARIAKAPPMNGPEDVPLSLLVPSFVTSELKTGFQIGFTIFIPFLIIDMVVASVLMSMGMMMVSPTTISLPFKLMLFVLVDGWQLLIGSLAQSFVS; from the coding sequence ATGCGGTTCAAGTCTTTGGCACGATGCGCAACGCTGTTGCTGCCGGTCGTCATGCTGGCCCTCCCCTACACCGCTTTCGCCCAAACCACCGCAGGACTTCCGGCGTTCAACACCAGCCCGGGTCCGAACGGCGGCACGACATATTCGCTCAGCGTCCAGACGATGCTGCTGCTTACCATGCTGTCGTTCCTGCCGGCCATGCTGCTGATGATGACGGGCTTCACGCGCATCATCATTGTGTTGTCGCTGCTGCGGCAGGCGCTGGGCACGACCAGTACGCCGCCGAATCAGGTGCTCGTCGGACTCGCGCTGTTTCTCACGCTGTTCGTGATGTCGCCGGTGCTCGACCGTGCTTATGTCGACGCGTACAAGCCTTTCTCCGACGGCACCATCACGATGGACCAGGCCATGACGCGCGGCGTCGCGCCGTTCAAGCAATTCATGTTGCGCCAGACCCGCGAGGCCGATCTCGCGCTGTTCGCCCGGATCGCAAAAGCGCCGCCAATGAACGGTCCCGAAGACGTGCCACTCTCGCTGCTGGTGCCCTCGTTTGTGACCAGCGAGCTTAAGACGGGTTTCCAGATCGGCTTCACCATCTTTATCCCGTTCCTGATCATCGACATGGTGGTGGCGAGCGTGCTGATGTCGATGGGGATGATGATGGTGTCGCCCACCACCATTTCATTGCCGTTCAAGCTGATGTTGTTCGTGCTGGTGGATGGCTGGCAGTTGCTGATCGGCTCGCTCGCGCAGAGCTTCGTTTCATAG
- a CDS encoding flagellar brake protein, with product MNMNPPNDSGIPDDESDLPDFGRRNPLEIGVSLRNLVNRADFLTVNHGTGQIVTRLLAVNPGARTFVFDWGGLPEQNQAMLRTENLTFHASPDGIRVEFATGTPREVVFEGHPAFEADFPPVLFYMQRREYFRVEAPVLDPYICSGELPNGERFRFEVNDLSLGGVALRTLDERVASMEVGVILRSVELHFSNPGKVVLDLQLMSNRQTVNTRGDLRYTLGFKFMSLPGSAENTLQRLITQLEMKRRSLAR from the coding sequence ATGAACATGAATCCGCCAAACGATTCCGGCATCCCAGACGACGAATCCGATCTTCCCGATTTCGGGCGGCGTAATCCGCTGGAAATAGGTGTCTCCCTTCGCAACCTCGTTAATCGGGCCGATTTTCTGACCGTCAATCACGGCACGGGGCAGATCGTTACCCGCCTGCTCGCGGTGAATCCGGGCGCGCGCACGTTCGTCTTTGACTGGGGCGGCCTTCCCGAGCAGAACCAGGCCATGCTGCGCACGGAAAACCTGACGTTTCACGCAAGCCCCGATGGGATCCGCGTGGAATTCGCGACTGGTACGCCGCGTGAAGTCGTCTTCGAAGGGCATCCGGCGTTCGAGGCGGATTTTCCGCCGGTGCTGTTCTACATGCAGCGGCGCGAGTATTTCCGCGTGGAAGCGCCCGTGCTCGATCCGTACATCTGCAGCGGCGAACTGCCGAATGGCGAACGTTTTCGCTTTGAAGTGAACGACCTCTCGCTGGGTGGCGTGGCGCTGCGGACCCTGGACGAACGCGTTGCATCGATGGAAGTCGGCGTGATCCTGCGTTCCGTGGAACTGCACTTCAGCAACCCGGGCAAGGTGGTGCTCGACCTGCAACTGATGTCGAACCGGCAGACAGTGAATACACGTGGAGATCTGCGCTATACGCTCGGCTTCAAGTTCATGAGTTTGCCGGGATCAGCCGAAAACACGCTGCAGCGTTTGATTACGCAACTCGAGATGAAGCGCCGGTCGCTGGCGCGGTAA
- a CDS encoding Fic family protein — protein sequence MKRGEWTFIWEDPDWPVWRYDLSVIAAPLAAVSRAQGLLLGRLADVGLTLRNQASLAALTEDVLKTSEIEGERLNADSVRSSIARRLGVDIGALAPVDRHVEGVVEMVLDATARCDAPLTRERLFAWHAALFPTGFSGMSRIQIGAWRNDENGAMQVVSGPIGRQRVHFEAPPADRLNAETTRFLDWLNDDSAVAPVIKAGLAHLWFVTLHPFDDGNGRIARAIGDLLLARADGSPQRFYSLSAQIQSERSAYYDILEQTQRGSLDVTAWLTWFLDVLHRAVDNAQHTVDAVLVKTRFWQRWAAAPFNERQIKLLNRLLDGFDGKLTSSKWAAIAKCSPDTALRDIGELVALGVLRRSASGGRSTAYELVD from the coding sequence ATGAAACGCGGAGAATGGACTTTTATCTGGGAAGATCCTGACTGGCCGGTCTGGCGCTACGATCTATCGGTGATCGCGGCGCCGCTGGCCGCGGTCAGTCGCGCCCAAGGTTTGCTGCTCGGCCGGCTCGCCGACGTCGGTTTGACCCTGCGCAATCAGGCAAGCCTGGCCGCGCTCACGGAGGACGTGCTCAAAACCAGCGAGATCGAAGGGGAAAGGCTCAACGCGGATTCGGTCCGATCGTCTATTGCCCGTCGGCTTGGCGTGGATATTGGCGCCCTTGCACCGGTCGACCGGCACGTGGAGGGCGTGGTTGAAATGGTGCTCGACGCTACCGCGCGTTGCGATGCCCCGCTGACCCGGGAGCGCCTGTTCGCGTGGCACGCGGCGTTGTTCCCGACCGGCTTCAGCGGTATGTCACGGATCCAGATCGGCGCATGGCGCAACGACGAAAACGGCGCCATGCAAGTTGTCTCCGGCCCCATTGGCCGCCAGCGGGTTCATTTCGAGGCGCCTCCGGCCGATCGCCTCAACGCCGAGACAACGCGTTTTCTTGACTGGCTCAATGACGACTCGGCTGTGGCGCCGGTGATCAAGGCCGGGCTGGCGCACCTATGGTTCGTCACGCTGCATCCTTTCGATGACGGCAACGGCCGTATCGCCCGGGCAATAGGCGATTTGCTGCTCGCCCGCGCCGACGGCAGTCCGCAGCGTTTCTACAGCCTGTCAGCGCAGATCCAGTCGGAGCGCAGCGCTTATTACGACATCCTGGAGCAAACTCAGCGCGGATCACTCGATGTCACCGCGTGGCTCACGTGGTTCCTGGACGTGCTGCATCGTGCAGTGGACAACGCCCAGCACACGGTGGACGCGGTGCTGGTGAAGACGCGTTTCTGGCAGCGCTGGGCCGCCGCGCCATTCAACGAGCGGCAGATCAAGCTGCTGAACCGGCTGCTGGATGGTTTCGACGGCAAGCTGACCAGCAGCAAGTGGGCCGCCATAGCGAAGTGTTCGCCGGATACCGCGCTGCGCGACATCGGCGAACTGGTGGCGTTGGGAGTGCTGCGGAGATCGGCGTCGGGCGGCCGCAGCACCGCGTACGAACTGGTTGATTGA
- the fliN gene encoding flagellar motor switch protein FliN, with the protein MPSDPLKGEDFGMDDWASALAEQNGNETPATASSAGVFQPLSKVAAPSTRNDIDMILDIPVQMTVELGRTKIAIRNLLQLAQGSVVELDGLAGEPMDVLVNGCLIAQGEVVVVNDKFGIRLTDIITPSERIRKLNR; encoded by the coding sequence ATGCCGTCCGATCCGCTCAAGGGCGAGGACTTCGGCATGGACGACTGGGCGAGCGCGCTGGCCGAGCAGAACGGCAATGAAACGCCGGCAACGGCTTCATCGGCGGGCGTGTTCCAGCCTTTGTCGAAAGTCGCGGCGCCCTCTACGCGCAATGACATCGACATGATTCTCGACATCCCCGTGCAGATGACGGTGGAACTCGGGCGGACCAAGATCGCGATCCGCAACCTGCTGCAACTGGCGCAGGGGTCGGTGGTGGAACTCGACGGCCTGGCCGGCGAACCGATGGACGTGCTGGTCAACGGCTGCCTGATCGCGCAGGGCGAAGTCGTGGTGGTCAACGACAAGTTCGGTATCCGTCTCACTGACATCATCACGCCGTCCGAACGCATCAGGAAGTTGAATCGATGA
- the fliQ gene encoding flagellar biosynthesis protein FliQ, with product MTPESVMSIAHQAMYVALLLAAPLLLVALVVGLVVSLFQAATQINESTLSFIPKLLAVALTLVIAGPWMMETLLDYMRHVFTITPAITG from the coding sequence ATGACACCCGAATCCGTCATGTCGATCGCGCACCAGGCCATGTATGTGGCGCTGTTGCTAGCGGCTCCGCTGTTGCTGGTCGCGCTCGTGGTCGGCCTGGTGGTGAGCCTGTTCCAGGCCGCTACCCAGATCAACGAAAGCACGCTCTCGTTCATTCCAAAACTGCTCGCGGTGGCGTTGACGCTCGTGATCGCCGGGCCGTGGATGATGGAAACGCTGCTCGACTACATGCGCCACGTTTTCACCATCACGCCCGCCATTACCGGCTAA